A genomic window from Nitrospirota bacterium includes:
- a CDS encoding biotin carboxylase N-terminal domain-containing protein, with amino-acid sequence MPNRQKRPINKLFIANRGEIACRTIRTCMEMGITSVVGYSDCDALSYHVRMADQAVHLGPSPAKLSYLDIGKIIDAARATGCDAVFPGYGFLSENPDLARACRAAGLIFVGPSADVIASMGDKIATKDTLAAAKVPVIPGLKRVTSAQQIVDFGHKVGWPIMIKAIAGGGGRGMVRVDTPQQAPKALEHAVSIAGKLFATEGVYAEKYIRNARHIEFQFMADQHGSVIHLGERECSIQRRHQKLVEEAPSTFLNDELRREMGGVVVKAMKEIGYVTAGTLEFLVDPEMRYYAIEVNPRIQVEHTVTEMVAGLDLIRLMIRTAAGQPLTVRQEDIVLRSHAIQCRVNAEDPKNHFAPSFGTVTYLRQVSGPFVRADTGIYQGWEIPPYYDSLITKICSLAKDRTTAIERMWRALCEYEIWGVKTTIPLLKKIMVHPDFVAGRFDTDFIDKHLDELLDYVEEEDELLRLARFVAEITAIGRNPYCR; translated from the coding sequence ATGCCGAACCGTCAGAAACGACCGATCAACAAGTTGTTCATTGCCAACCGCGGCGAGATTGCGTGCCGGACCATCCGCACGTGTATGGAAATGGGCATCACGTCGGTGGTCGGGTACTCCGACTGCGACGCGCTCTCGTACCACGTCCGAATGGCCGATCAAGCCGTGCACCTCGGCCCCTCGCCGGCCAAACTGAGTTACCTCGACATCGGCAAGATCATCGACGCGGCGCGGGCGACCGGGTGCGACGCGGTCTTCCCCGGCTACGGGTTCCTGTCCGAGAACCCGGACCTTGCGCGCGCGTGCCGCGCCGCGGGGCTGATCTTTGTGGGGCCCAGCGCGGACGTTATCGCGTCGATGGGCGACAAAATCGCGACCAAGGACACTCTGGCCGCGGCCAAGGTGCCCGTGATCCCGGGCCTCAAGCGGGTGACGTCCGCGCAACAGATCGTGGACTTCGGCCACAAAGTCGGCTGGCCGATCATGATCAAAGCCATTGCCGGCGGCGGCGGGCGGGGGATGGTACGGGTGGATACGCCGCAGCAGGCGCCCAAAGCGCTCGAGCACGCCGTCTCCATCGCGGGGAAGCTGTTTGCGACGGAGGGGGTTTACGCGGAGAAATACATCCGCAACGCGCGCCACATCGAGTTCCAGTTCATGGCGGACCAACACGGCTCGGTGATCCACCTCGGCGAGCGCGAGTGTTCGATCCAGCGCCGGCATCAGAAGTTGGTGGAGGAGGCTCCGTCCACGTTCCTGAACGACGAGCTGCGCCGGGAGATGGGCGGGGTCGTGGTCAAGGCCATGAAGGAGATCGGGTACGTGACCGCGGGAACGCTCGAATTTCTGGTGGATCCCGAAATGCGGTACTACGCGATCGAGGTCAATCCCCGCATCCAGGTCGAGCACACGGTGACGGAAATGGTCGCGGGGCTGGACCTCATCCGACTGATGATCCGGACCGCGGCCGGCCAGCCGCTGACCGTGCGCCAGGAGGACATCGTCCTGCGCAGCCACGCGATCCAGTGCCGGGTCAACGCCGAAGACCCCAAGAACCACTTCGCGCCCTCGTTCGGTACAGTGACCTATCTGCGCCAGGTCAGCGGCCCGTTCGTGCGCGCGGACACGGGGATTTACCAGGGCTGGGAGATCCCGCCGTATTACGACTCGCTCATCACCAAGATCTGCTCTCTGGCGAAGGATCGGACCACGGCCATCGAGCGGATGTGGCGCGCGCTCTGCGAGTACGAGATCTGGGGGGTCAAGACCACCATCCCGCTCCTCAAGAAGATCATGGTGCACCCGGACTTCGTGGCCGGCCGGTTCGACACCGACTTTATCGACAAACACCTCGACGAACTGTTGGATTACGTGGAGGAGGAGGACGAGCTGCTCAGGCTGGCGCGGTTTGTCGCGGAAATCACGGCAATAGGGAGGAATCCCTATTGCCGCTGA
- a CDS encoding biotin/lipoyl-containing protein codes for MTRTRSKTASAQTVHPSLSPKENVAILRRDPRIHFTNTGPRDTGQSDFKNRHTLYDLIRLAPMYNRSGYFSVENHGGARFHQNLLQNKIDPFEEAALWKERMPDVMTQTLVRSTNLWGYRMYPRNVVTLSVKAFLPYVDVWRCFDFLNYVPNMIPIAEEVMKGGKLFEPAISFSVSDDCTNAYYLKVTREILAVTGGAKEIILCIKDMAGVGSPKRIASLVDALLNKYPSLVIHYHRHTTDGLAVPALVAAAKAGAKILDVTDDPFTRYYGHAPVRSVNALLQEQGLQTKLDLTWVDEAGRTITDFIGYYQEFESQFRGFSHKVTEHRMPGGAFPSSFEQAVKGDFLHLMPHILRGMSYGNRFIKYFDVTPGSQITWTTWAGIVQFHFKEGGYKQVEHLLEVCERFIAAGQRLNKLTPPEREVLLGLYARATDDLKSLLLGRYGPLPFGWPDDWVYQSVFGDGWRERVKRERIEASPLAKKKKEDIAALERELEAKINRRATPQELVLYLQHPGATVDFIAFRRKYGNTTVLPTPVWFDGLKEVGTEVRIDHLGKPTTFKLVSIGGEAAGVRHVVLAVNNTMHVFPVDMPDHAGRPKVAVRLADPAVKGQVASPMMGNVWRIGDKNRSLKVGDIVKEGEEIMNLEAMKIETAILAPMHGVIREIPVTLNQAVVEKQLLMVLGEIPWAERKGNPPSSRGAKKA; via the coding sequence ATGACTCGGACACGTTCAAAGACCGCGTCGGCACAGACGGTCCATCCCAGCTTGAGCCCCAAAGAGAACGTCGCCATCCTCCGGCGCGATCCGCGGATCCATTTCACCAACACCGGCCCCCGCGACACAGGCCAGAGTGATTTCAAGAACCGGCACACGCTCTACGATCTGATCCGACTCGCGCCGATGTACAACCGTTCGGGTTACTTTTCGGTCGAGAATCACGGCGGCGCGCGCTTTCACCAGAACCTGCTGCAGAACAAGATCGACCCGTTCGAAGAAGCCGCGTTGTGGAAAGAGCGGATGCCCGACGTGATGACGCAGACCTTGGTGCGTTCGACCAATCTCTGGGGCTACCGCATGTACCCGCGCAACGTGGTCACGTTGTCGGTCAAGGCCTTCCTGCCGTACGTGGACGTGTGGCGGTGTTTCGATTTTCTCAACTACGTGCCCAACATGATTCCCATTGCGGAGGAGGTCATGAAGGGCGGAAAACTGTTCGAACCCGCCATCTCGTTCTCGGTGTCGGACGACTGCACCAACGCCTACTACCTCAAAGTCACCAGGGAGATCCTGGCCGTCACCGGCGGGGCCAAAGAGATCATTCTGTGCATCAAGGACATGGCCGGGGTCGGCTCGCCCAAGCGCATCGCGTCGCTCGTGGACGCGCTGCTGAACAAGTACCCGTCGCTGGTCATCCATTACCACCGCCACACCACCGACGGCTTGGCCGTACCCGCGCTGGTGGCCGCGGCCAAGGCCGGGGCCAAGATCCTGGACGTGACCGACGACCCCTTCACGCGCTACTACGGCCATGCGCCGGTGCGGTCGGTGAACGCGCTGCTGCAGGAGCAAGGGCTCCAAACGAAGCTGGATCTGACCTGGGTCGACGAGGCCGGACGCACGATCACCGACTTCATCGGCTACTACCAGGAATTCGAGTCGCAATTCCGGGGCTTCTCGCACAAGGTGACCGAACACCGCATGCCGGGCGGGGCGTTTCCCAGTTCATTCGAGCAGGCGGTCAAAGGCGACTTTCTGCACCTCATGCCGCACATCCTTAGGGGGATGAGCTACGGTAACCGGTTCATCAAGTACTTCGACGTGACCCCGGGCTCCCAGATCACCTGGACCACGTGGGCGGGCATCGTGCAGTTCCACTTCAAAGAAGGCGGGTACAAACAGGTCGAGCACCTATTGGAAGTCTGTGAGCGGTTCATCGCGGCCGGACAGCGCCTCAACAAACTCACGCCCCCGGAACGCGAGGTGCTGCTGGGTCTCTACGCGCGCGCCACCGACGATCTCAAGAGTCTGCTCCTGGGCCGCTACGGACCGCTGCCGTTCGGGTGGCCCGACGACTGGGTGTACCAATCCGTGTTCGGCGATGGGTGGCGCGAGCGGGTCAAGAGGGAACGGATCGAGGCCTCGCCCCTGGCGAAGAAGAAAAAAGAAGACATTGCCGCGCTCGAGCGGGAATTGGAAGCCAAGATCAACCGCCGCGCCACGCCGCAGGAATTGGTGCTGTACCTGCAGCACCCGGGAGCGACCGTGGATTTCATTGCGTTTCGCCGCAAATACGGCAACACCACGGTCCTGCCCACGCCGGTCTGGTTCGACGGGTTGAAGGAGGTGGGCACCGAGGTCCGCATCGATCACCTCGGAAAACCCACCACGTTCAAGCTGGTGTCGATCGGGGGAGAGGCCGCGGGCGTGCGGCACGTGGTGTTGGCCGTCAACAACACCATGCACGTGTTCCCTGTCGATATGCCGGACCATGCGGGTCGTCCCAAAGTTGCGGTGCGCCTGGCCGATCCAGCGGTCAAAGGCCAGGTCGCGTCGCCCATGATGGGCAACGTCTGGCGGATCGGGGACAAGAATCGCAGCCTCAAGGTGGGCGACATCGTCAAAGAGGGCGAAGAGATCATGAACCTCGAGGCCATGAAGATCGAGACCGCGATCCTGGCTCCGATGCACGGGGTGATCCGGGAGATTCCGGTCACCCTGAACCAGGCTGTGGTGGAGAAACAGTTGCTGATGGTCCTTGGAGAGATCCCGTGGGCGGAGCGCAAAGGCAACCCCCCCTCGTCGCGCGGCGCTAAAAAGGCCTGA
- a CDS encoding YncE family protein, protein MTRRAALLMFAVLTVGWLAGSRAVGAETAYELWVLDQGTNSLLIYDGTKLAAQAQPERIDLAPFGGAKPHMVVFSPKQDYAFIANVASGHVYVMRGSDRKVVFNEDLGQQAHAAVPSPDGKRALVANQNDKKLTEILTDYGKGAFRVGRVFDLEQAPELADAAEFPDRAPICLMFTADGSKAYVTLRGGGIAVVSFPADQAAPAKVTKAFGKVKDGIEANGCGTLRSADGKRMYANSGSASGGKFYVFDAAKDSLMSSSALTDTGRDAHGVALAGGHVWVANRSDDNVAVLTGDGKVVAKIDGVGDAPDLLDVSPGGDRVFATLRGPKPATGTHDVAGKSPGVSVLLVQGGGKAAKREFIIPIGDQSAESSSDPHGIAVRKKSG, encoded by the coding sequence ATGACACGCCGGGCCGCTCTTCTGATGTTCGCCGTGCTCACGGTCGGTTGGCTCGCGGGGTCGCGCGCGGTGGGTGCCGAGACCGCGTACGAACTCTGGGTGCTTGATCAGGGCACGAACTCGCTGCTTATCTACGACGGGACCAAACTGGCCGCCCAGGCTCAACCCGAACGCATAGACCTAGCGCCGTTCGGCGGCGCGAAGCCGCACATGGTCGTGTTTTCTCCGAAACAGGATTATGCGTTTATTGCGAATGTCGCGTCGGGCCACGTGTACGTCATGCGCGGGTCGGACCGCAAAGTCGTGTTCAATGAGGACCTCGGCCAGCAGGCGCACGCCGCCGTGCCGTCTCCCGACGGGAAGCGCGCGTTGGTCGCGAATCAAAACGACAAGAAGCTGACCGAGATCTTGACCGACTACGGCAAGGGCGCGTTCCGGGTCGGACGGGTGTTCGATCTGGAGCAGGCGCCCGAGTTGGCCGATGCTGCGGAATTTCCGGATCGGGCGCCGATCTGTCTGATGTTTACGGCCGACGGATCCAAAGCCTACGTGACCCTCCGCGGCGGCGGAATCGCGGTGGTGTCCTTCCCCGCGGACCAGGCTGCGCCGGCCAAGGTGACCAAGGCCTTCGGTAAGGTGAAAGACGGCATCGAGGCCAATGGGTGCGGCACGTTGCGAAGCGCGGACGGGAAACGCATGTATGCGAACTCGGGATCGGCATCGGGTGGGAAGTTTTACGTGTTCGACGCCGCCAAGGATTCGCTGATGAGCTCGTCCGCGCTGACGGACACCGGGCGCGACGCACACGGCGTCGCGTTGGCCGGCGGCCACGTGTGGGTCGCGAATCGGTCGGACGACAACGTTGCGGTGCTCACCGGCGACGGAAAAGTGGTCGCAAAGATCGACGGCGTGGGCGACGCCCCGGATCTCTTGGACGTCTCGCCCGGCGGGGATCGCGTGTTCGCCACGCTGCGGGGGCCCAAACCCGCCACCGGCACGCACGATGTGGCCGGCAAGTCGCCCGGGGTCAGCGTGCTTTTGGTTCAGGGCGGGGGCAAGGCCGCCAAACGCGAATTCATCATTCCGATCGGCGATCAGAGCGCCGAGTCTTCCAGCGACCCGCACGGCATCGCGGTCCGCAAGAAGAGCGGTTAA
- a CDS encoding GGDEF domain-containing protein: protein MGWVAVVFLVMSVLAAGDVVEVVPGFERFVSSPIFPYLHESHDVAALILGLYVAHRLTPGIGLGAIAWFLFLHIPYAIFTFPHELPEFLRLILMSGAAFLGIRIIAVRKRLEKQFAKQATLDPLTGLMNHKHFHKELERQLALARRYGEQGTILFLDLDGFKAVNDRLGHQTGDELLKRVAEVIPQCLRVTDIVARLGGDEFAVYLPRTDTRHANAAAENIRQAISGLTVGGSLQVSASIGLVAFPDHGDNAERLLIFADRAMYRAKAEGRNRLVVFSLATPQ from the coding sequence GTGGGTTGGGTGGCCGTGGTGTTCCTCGTGATGTCTGTCTTGGCCGCCGGCGACGTTGTGGAGGTGGTGCCCGGCTTCGAGCGGTTCGTTTCCAGTCCGATCTTCCCGTATCTTCACGAAAGTCACGATGTCGCCGCGCTGATTCTGGGGCTCTACGTGGCTCACCGCCTGACGCCTGGCATCGGCCTCGGCGCCATTGCCTGGTTTCTGTTCCTGCACATCCCCTACGCGATCTTCACCTTTCCGCACGAACTGCCCGAGTTTCTGCGGCTCATCCTAATGAGCGGCGCGGCCTTCCTGGGGATCCGTATCATCGCGGTGCGAAAACGCCTGGAGAAGCAGTTTGCCAAACAGGCGACGCTGGATCCGCTCACCGGGTTGATGAATCACAAGCACTTTCACAAGGAACTGGAACGTCAACTGGCACTGGCCCGACGATACGGGGAGCAGGGGACCATCTTGTTCCTAGACCTCGACGGGTTCAAGGCGGTCAATGATCGCTTGGGCCATCAGACCGGGGATGAGCTGTTGAAACGAGTCGCGGAGGTCATCCCCCAGTGTTTGCGCGTGACGGACATCGTGGCCCGGCTTGGCGGCGATGAATTCGCGGTGTACCTACCGCGCACTGATACGCGCCACGCCAACGCGGCCGCTGAAAACATCCGACAAGCGATCAGCGGGTTGACCGTCGGCGGCTCACTGCAGGTCTCGGCGAGCATCGGGCTCGTGGCGTTTCCCGACCACGGCGACAACGCCGAACGGCTCTTGATCTTCGCGGATCGGGCGATGTATCGTGCCAAAGCCGAAGGTCGCAACCGACTCGTGGTCTTCAGCTTGGCGACGCCCCAATGA
- a CDS encoding carotenoid biosynthesis protein: MGMSNPRADSLFPGGASRLTTALWLLLPAYTVVSAVMFFMVPTHQVLVLMVTAVCLALIHGSMRYGARGMLVFLLLSSGVGLLMENASIAIGSPFDRYHYTNFFHAPMIGRVPLDVGVLYFGMGYTAWVIGNILLDKADARLNQRLNRIALPVVAAFVLAMWDVVLDPTSSTIHNVWIWHNSGGYFGVPLTNFVGWYVVAYLFFQGFAFYLTVRARHTPIRTNTQGKGYWLPPVVLYLLVAAGYIATYAISPNTEHADALGYVWRSRDIYETAAIISIYTMGFAGGLAVLRLFQHPPEPRVAGSAPVTPSSVP, translated from the coding sequence ATGGGGATGTCGAACCCTCGTGCCGACAGTTTGTTTCCAGGTGGCGCGTCGCGACTCACGACCGCGTTGTGGCTTCTGCTGCCGGCGTACACCGTGGTCAGTGCCGTGATGTTCTTTATGGTGCCCACGCACCAAGTGTTGGTACTGATGGTCACCGCGGTCTGCCTCGCCCTGATCCACGGCTCCATGCGGTACGGCGCGAGGGGCATGCTCGTGTTCCTCCTGCTGTCTTCAGGGGTCGGCTTGTTGATGGAAAACGCGAGCATTGCCATTGGGTCCCCTTTTGATCGTTATCACTACACGAATTTCTTTCATGCCCCGATGATCGGCCGGGTGCCGCTCGACGTCGGCGTGCTGTACTTTGGGATGGGTTATACCGCGTGGGTGATCGGCAATATCCTGCTCGACAAGGCCGACGCCCGTCTGAACCAGCGGCTCAACCGAATCGCCCTGCCGGTGGTCGCGGCGTTCGTGTTGGCGATGTGGGACGTGGTGCTGGATCCCACATCTTCTACAATCCACAACGTCTGGATCTGGCACAACAGCGGCGGCTACTTCGGGGTTCCGCTGACGAACTTCGTTGGCTGGTACGTGGTGGCCTACCTGTTTTTCCAGGGGTTCGCGTTCTACCTGACAGTTCGCGCCAGGCACACTCCGATTCGAACGAACACGCAGGGCAAGGGGTACTGGCTCCCTCCGGTGGTGCTGTACCTCCTGGTCGCTGCCGGCTATATCGCGACGTACGCGATTTCGCCGAACACCGAACACGCCGATGCCTTGGGGTACGTCTGGCGCAGCAGGGACATCTACGAAACCGCCGCGATCATCAGCATCTACACCATGGGGTTCGCCGGCGGCTTAGCGGTCTTGCGACTCTTTCAGCACCCGCCCGAACCGCGGGTGGCTGGGAGTGCGCCCGTCACGCCTTCAAGTGTTCCTTGA
- a CDS encoding GGDEF domain-containing response regulator has translation MTQVLRVLLIEDSPDDAALLLRELQRGTYQITHDRVDTADALNVALDRQPWDLVLADYSMPQFDGMTALRLVRGKGLDLPFIFVSGTIGEDTAVEAMKAGANDYVMKDNLKRLLPAVQRELREAASRRARRLADAMVHRMAYCDPLTHLPNRNRLYDRLQEGIQGDTRHDKIMALLLMDLNGFKEINDTLGHYRGDHVLQQVGARLRAVLWEPDLVARLGGDEFAVLLPRLATAADVHVVIQKILNALQAPVVIQGLPLAVRASLGVALYPEHGDNPDTLLRRADVAMYAAKKTGEYVIYDASHDQHSPLRLALSGALQQAIGTDQFRLHYQPKIAFATRRIVGVEALARWHHPDYHSIPPDEFIPTAEQTGLIKSLTRWVLVAACRQWETWQRAGVRLGVAVNLSARNLHDPNLPDQVADVLSTYGMPPSALHLEITESAVMTDLQRAKSVLARLREVGTRLAVDDFGTGYSSLGYLKDLPVHEIKIDKSFVHGVAKDAHAITIVGSIISLGHHLGLDVTAEGVEDQAAWEQLAALGCDAAQGYYMGRPLAADELESWLNESPWGLNSGQTTSAAA, from the coding sequence ATGACTCAGGTCCTTCGTGTCCTCCTCATCGAGGATTCTCCCGATGATGCCGCGCTGCTTTTGCGGGAGCTGCAGCGAGGCACGTATCAGATCACACATGACCGCGTGGACACCGCCGACGCGCTGAATGTCGCGCTGGATCGCCAGCCCTGGGATCTCGTCTTAGCGGACTATTCGATGCCTCAGTTCGACGGCATGACCGCGTTGCGCCTCGTGAGGGGCAAAGGACTCGATCTTCCCTTTATTTTCGTGTCCGGCACGATCGGGGAGGACACCGCGGTCGAGGCGATGAAGGCCGGCGCGAACGACTATGTCATGAAAGACAACCTCAAACGACTGCTCCCGGCGGTGCAGCGGGAGTTGCGAGAAGCGGCCAGCCGTCGGGCCCGCCGACTGGCCGACGCCATGGTGCATCGCATGGCGTATTGTGACCCGCTGACGCATCTGCCGAATCGGAACAGACTGTACGACCGCCTGCAGGAGGGCATTCAGGGCGATACCCGTCATGACAAGATCATGGCGCTCTTGCTCATGGACTTGAACGGATTTAAGGAGATCAACGACACCCTGGGCCACTATCGGGGCGACCACGTCTTACAACAGGTGGGAGCGCGCTTGCGCGCGGTGTTGTGGGAACCGGATCTGGTAGCACGCCTGGGAGGAGATGAATTCGCCGTCCTCCTGCCGCGTTTGGCGACTGCGGCCGACGTCCACGTCGTCATCCAGAAGATCCTCAACGCGCTGCAGGCGCCCGTGGTGATCCAAGGCTTGCCCCTCGCCGTGCGGGCGAGTCTCGGGGTGGCGCTCTACCCCGAACACGGTGATAACCCCGACACCCTCCTGCGCAGAGCCGACGTGGCCATGTACGCCGCCAAAAAAACCGGGGAATACGTGATCTATGACGCCTCGCACGACCAGCATAGCCCGCTCCGCCTGGCGCTCTCGGGTGCGCTGCAGCAGGCGATCGGTACGGACCAATTTCGCCTCCACTATCAGCCCAAGATCGCGTTCGCGACCCGTCGCATCGTAGGGGTGGAAGCGCTCGCCCGCTGGCATCACCCGGACTATCACTCCATCCCGCCCGACGAATTCATCCCCACGGCCGAGCAGACCGGGTTGATTAAGTCCCTCACGCGATGGGTGCTGGTGGCGGCCTGTCGCCAATGGGAGACCTGGCAACGGGCGGGCGTCCGGCTCGGGGTGGCCGTGAATCTCTCGGCGCGAAACCTCCACGACCCGAACCTGCCCGATCAGGTCGCCGACGTCTTGTCCACCTACGGGATGCCGCCTTCCGCCTTGCATCTCGAAATTACCGAGAGCGCGGTGATGACGGATCTGCAACGCGCCAAAAGTGTCCTCGCCAGGTTACGTGAGGTGGGGACGCGGCTGGCGGTCGATGACTTCGGGACGGGCTATTCTTCCCTGGGGTACTTGAAGGACCTCCCCGTGCACGAGATCAAGATCGATAAATCGTTCGTCCACGGCGTGGCCAAGGATGCCCACGCGATCACGATCGTGGGTTCGATCATTTCGCTGGGGCATCATCTCGGGCTGGACGTGACGGCGGAAGGGGTCGAGGACCAAGCCGCCTGGGAACAGCTGGCCGCTCTCGGTTGTGACGCCGCGCAGGGGTACTACATGGGACGCCCCCTCGCCGCCGACGAGCTCGAATCATGGTTGAACGAGTCACCCTGGGGCTTGAACTCGGGACAAACGACCTCCGCGGCGGCGTAG
- a CDS encoding sensor domain-containing diguanylate cyclase — MNQRVPSTQDHLRAASSPTSSSEFGESRALGGLLDIATALTSTKTHEDVLGVLVRVIAKVVDVVRCSVILVAKDQPTGQVVATYENPTATAFPIDLVKYPEIAQAVASGESVLIEDVNTDPRMKGVISLFNHLDIRSILVIPISYREEILGTLFLRTSRPRRVFTPDEWLFCQTAAKMAANALLGLAEQQRLEEQNALLANQAVHDPLTGLLNHRSLAIRMEQAFATAERYNRPLSYLMLDLDRFKQVNDTFGHEGGDQALQRVAQAILQAMRKSDVAARYGGDEFAILLPDTDAFGAFIEAERIRRAVEQIRLNQPHVLSASVGTATFPGPSTRNKEELMRQADQALYTAKTTGKNRTVSFAINGQQAA; from the coding sequence GTGAACCAGCGGGTTCCGTCCACGCAAGACCATCTGAGAGCCGCGTCATCGCCGACTAGTAGCAGCGAGTTCGGAGAGTCTCGTGCGCTCGGGGGATTGCTGGACATCGCGACCGCGCTGACCTCGACTAAAACCCACGAGGATGTCCTCGGGGTGTTGGTGCGGGTGATCGCCAAGGTCGTGGACGTGGTGCGTTGCTCGGTGATCCTGGTCGCTAAGGATCAACCCACCGGTCAAGTGGTAGCGACCTATGAGAATCCCACCGCCACCGCGTTCCCGATTGATTTGGTGAAATATCCGGAGATCGCCCAGGCCGTGGCGTCCGGGGAGTCCGTCTTGATCGAGGACGTCAACACCGATCCACGGATGAAAGGCGTGATCTCGTTGTTCAATCATCTCGATATTCGGTCCATCCTGGTGATCCCGATCAGCTATCGGGAAGAGATCCTCGGCACCTTGTTTTTGCGAACCTCGCGGCCCCGTCGGGTGTTCACCCCAGACGAGTGGCTGTTCTGCCAAACCGCTGCGAAGATGGCGGCGAACGCTCTGTTGGGCCTTGCCGAACAGCAACGTCTGGAGGAACAGAACGCCCTGCTCGCGAACCAGGCCGTGCACGATCCCCTCACCGGATTGTTGAACCACCGAAGTCTGGCGATCCGCATGGAGCAGGCGTTCGCCACCGCCGAGCGGTACAACCGTCCGCTGTCGTATCTGATGCTGGATCTTGATCGGTTCAAACAAGTCAACGACACGTTCGGCCACGAAGGGGGCGATCAGGCCCTGCAACGCGTGGCGCAAGCGATCCTCCAGGCCATGCGCAAGTCGGATGTCGCCGCCAGGTACGGAGGCGATGAATTCGCGATCCTGCTTCCGGACACCGATGCCTTCGGCGCCTTCATCGAGGCGGAACGGATCAGACGGGCCGTGGAGCAGATCCGCCTCAACCAGCCGCACGTACTGTCGGCCAGCGTCGGAACCGCCACGTTTCCCGGTCCTTCCACCCGTAACAAAGAGGAGCTGATGCGGCAGGCGGATCAAGCGCTCTACACCGCCAAGACCACCGGGAAGAACCGCACGGTGAGTTTCGCGATCAACGGCCAGCAGGCGGCTTAA
- a CDS encoding GIY-YIG nuclease family protein, producing MIRRRTVRGSAPDLAETWTLYLLRCRDGSLYAGITVDPERRLAQHQNGRASRYTRGRRPVRMVYRESCASRSAALKREYAVKALSRRAKERLIVGGADGVIAAEGLESHNGARLDG from the coding sequence ATGATCAGAAGGAGAACCGTCCGCGGCTCCGCGCCGGACCTCGCAGAGACGTGGACGCTGTATCTATTGCGATGCCGCGACGGCTCGTTGTATGCCGGCATCACGGTCGACCCGGAGCGGCGTCTGGCTCAACACCAAAACGGACGGGCGTCTCGCTACACCCGTGGACGCAGACCAGTGCGGATGGTATATCGCGAGTCATGTGCGAGTCGCTCCGCGGCCCTGAAGCGCGAATACGCGGTCAAAGCCTTGTCGCGCCGGGCAAAAGAACGGTTGATCGTCGGCGGGGCGGATGGGGTGATTGCTGCCGAAGGGCTTGAATCTCATAACGGTGCACGCCTTGACGGGTGA